In the Sebastes fasciatus isolate fSebFas1 chromosome 20, fSebFas1.pri, whole genome shotgun sequence genome, one interval contains:
- the LOC141758116 gene encoding kelch repeat and BTB domain-containing protein 13: protein MEVAGGPGGLAENATPPDPEDGERQAGLVVRVRVEESCFTVDRALLARCSNYFCALFHSGMTESLQNELHLKGGVRARGFLIALAVCRGEIPAMSDPDELVEAVECAAFLQVACLVQHLCDIIDSDNCLLLYHAASIFGVDSLFHNAALFLCDAFDDLKEAAESLIPEDLLRYSQSLCPAAYIAIGTHSPSMELLHDSFRVVCYLDEKEGDWKHLTNLPTLCSTSMAGVAVLDNRLYIVGGSYGYGKDTVDSSFCYNPDSGVWTALPGPQQLRYDFTLLGHEGRLYAIGGEFQKRTISTAESYDVEKGEWTFIRHAPRPVASAACAVARRRIFVCFWKPPDTTDIYEYIPAKDEWKLATTMIKPQSYGHCMVAHRDNLYVMRNGPHADFLRCLMECYNITTGQWTALPGLYVNSKGALFSAMIRGDSAFTVKHMLTLEYAIAGGGWKPRRQMKGFPKSGSLWTCLLRLPKTGPVIPQLDAEGEEEEMSLPDTSEGFVEPQL from the coding sequence ATGGAAGTTGCTGGAGGCCCGGGAGGCCTGGCAGAGAATGCGACCCCTCCTGATCCGGAGGACGGAGAGCGCCAGGCGGGCTTGGTGGTGAGAGTGAGGGTGGAGGAGAGCTGTTTCACCGTGGATCGGGCCTTGCTGGCGAGGTGCAGCAACTACTTCTGCGCCCTCTTTCACTCTGGGATGACAGAAAGCCTCCAGAATGAGCTCCACCTGAAGGGAGGAGTGCGTGCGAGGGGTTTCCTCATCGCCCTCGCCGTCTGCAGGGGAGAAATCCCCGCTATGAGTGACCCGGATGAGCTCGTAGAAGCCGTAGAGTGCGCTGCTTTCCTGCAGGTTGCATGTCTGGTGCAGCATCTCTGTGACATTATTGACTCAGACAACTGCCTCTTGCTTTATCACGCGGCCTCCATCTTCGGGGTGGATTCGCTCTTTCACAACGCCGCTCTTTTCCTTTGCGATGCTTTCGATGATTTGAAGGAAGCGGCAGAGAGTCTGATTCCTGAAGACCTTCTTCGATATTCTCAATCGTTGTGTCCTGCTGCTTATATTGCGATAGGCACACATTCGCCTTCGATGGAGCTGCTACACGACTCCTTCAGGGTTGTTTGCTACCTCGATGAAAAAGAGGGAGACTGGAAGCATCTGACAAACCTGCCGACTCTCTGCAGCACCTCCATGGCCGGAGTGGCGGTGCTTGACAACCGGTTGTACATCGTAGGGGGATCTTACGGTTACGGGAAGGACACAGTGGACAGCAGCTTCTGCTACAACCCCGACTCAGGCGTTTGGACCGCTCTTCCAGGTCCCCAGCAACTAAGATACGACTTCACCCTGCTGGGCCACGAGGGACGACTCTACGCCATCGGTGGCGAATTCCAAAAACGCACGATTTCCACGGCAGAGAGTTACGACGTCGAGAAAGGAGAGTGGACGTTTATACGACACGCACCGAGACCCGTGGCGTCCGCGGCTTGCGCCGTCGCGAGGCGGCGGATATTTGTTTGCTTCTGGAAACCGCCAGACACGACAGATATCTACGAATACATACCAGCGAAAGACGAGTGGAAACTCGCGACCACCATGATCAAACCTCAGAGCTACGGCCACTGCATGGTAGCCCACAGAGACAATTTATACGTGATGCGCAACGGGCCTCACGCCGACTTCCTGCGCTGTCTAATGGAGTGCTACAACATCACGACAGGCCAGTGGACGGCCCTGCCGGGACTCTACGTTAACAGCAAGGGGGCGCTTTTCTCCGCGATGATAAGGGGGGACTCTGCGTTCACGGTGAAGCACATGCTGACTCTCGAATACGCCATCGCTGGAGGTGGGTGGAAGCCGCGCAGGCAGATGAAGGGGTTTCCAAAGAGCGGCTCGCTGTGGACGTGTTTACTCAGGCTTCCCAAGACGGGACCAGTCATACCACAGCTGGATGCAgaaggggaagaagaagaaatgtctTTGCCAGACACATCTGAGGGATTTGTGGAACCGCAACTGTGA